One genomic region from Neoarius graeffei isolate fNeoGra1 chromosome 4, fNeoGra1.pri, whole genome shotgun sequence encodes:
- the eef1b2 gene encoding elongation factor 1-beta, whose product MGFGDLKTPAGLKVLNDFLSDKSYIEGYVPSQADIAVFDALSGAPPADLCHALRWYNHIKSYQKEKASLPGVKKPLGQYGPAGVEDTTSGAAPVKEEEDDDDDIDLFGSDEEEDEETKRIKEERLAAYNAKKSKKPALIAKSSILLDVKPWDDETDMAKLEECVRSIELDGLVWGQSKLLPVGYGIKKLQIACVVEDDKVGTDQLEELITAFEDYVQSMDVAAFNKI is encoded by the exons ATGGGTTTTGGCGATTTGAAAACTCCCGCAGGCCTTAAAGTCTTAAATGACTTTTTGTCAGATAAAAGCTATATCGAAGG CTATGTGCCATCCCAGGCTGATATTGCTGTATTTGATGCCCTTTCTGGTGCTCCACCTGCAGACCTGTGCCATGCCCTTCGCTGGTACAACCATATCAAGTCTTACCAGAAGGAGAAGGCCAG CCTCCCAGGAGTGAAGAAGCCTCTGGGTCAGTACGGTCCTGCTGGTGTCGAGGACACAACGAGTGGTGCCGCTCCTGTGAAAGAAGAGGAGGATGATGACGATGACATTGATCTTTTCGGCTCTGATGAAGAGGAG GATGAGGAGACCAAGAGGATCAAGGAGGAGAGACTAGCAGCCTACAATGCAAAGAAGTCTAAAA AGCCAGCCCTTATCGCCAAGTCCTCCATCCTTCTGGATGTCAAGCCTTGGGATGATGAAACGGACATGGCCAAGCTTGAGGAGTGTGTTCGCAGCATCGAGTTGGATGGTCTAGTTTGGGGCCAGT CCAAACTTTTGCCTGTCGGCTACGGCATTAAGAAGCTGCAGATTGCGTGCGTGGTGGAAGATGACAAAGTTGGAACCGATCAGCTGGAGGAGTTGATCACTGCATTTGAGGACTATGTGCAGTCCATGGATGTGGCAGCTTTCAACAAGATTTAA
- the ndufs1 gene encoding NADH-ubiquinone oxidoreductase 75 kDa subunit, mitochondrial, which produces MLRLPAVGRALAGAAHSKGNLTTSSNVRTSIRASSNMVEVFVDGKPVMVEPGTTVLQACEKVGVQIPRFCYHERLSVAGNCRMCLVEIERAPKPVAACAMPVMKGWNILTNSEKTRKAREGVMEFLLANHPLDCPICDQGGECDLQDQSMMFGSDRSRFTEGKRAVEDKNIGPLIKTIMTRCIQCTRCVRFASEIAGVEDLGTTGRGNSMQIGTYVEKMFMSELSGNVIDVCPVGALTSKPYAFTARPWETRKTESIDVLDAVCSNIVVSTRGGEVMRVLPRLNEDVNEEWISDKTRFAYDGLKRQRLTQPMVKDASGQLVPTFWEDVLTRVAGVLQGVQGSEIAAVAGGLVDAESLVALKDLLNRLDSEILCTEEIFPMAGAGTDLRSNYLLNTRIAGIEECDLLLLIGTNPRFEAPLFNARIRKSWLHNELQVSLVGHHVDLSYSYNHLGDSTQVLQEIADGIHPYCQVLAQAKRPVVVVGSSCLQRADGAAILSAVSTIAQNARVSSGVDEGWKVLNVLHRVASQVAALDLGYKPGVEAIRKNPPKVLFLLGADAGCITKADLPKDTFIIYQGHHGDVGASMADVILPGAAYTEKNGTYVNTEGRAQQTRVAVTPPGMARDDWKILRAISELAGVTLPYETLDEVRNRLAEVAPNLVRYDDVEEANYFKQANELSKAVNQSLLAEPLVPPQLSVKDFYMTDSISRASQTMAKCVKAVTEGAAAVEEPAIC; this is translated from the exons ATGTTGCGTTTGCCAGCAGTTGGTCGGGCCCTGGCGGGGGCAGCTCACTCTAAAGGGAACCTCACCACCTCTAGCAATG TAAGGACATCGATCCGGGCCTCGAGTAACATGGTTGAGGTGTTTGTAGATGGCAAACCTGTGATGGTGGAACCTGGAACGACTGTACTTCAG GCCTGTGAGAAAGTTGGAGTGCAGATTCCTCGTTTCTGCTACCACGAGCGTCTGTCTGTGGCAGGAAACTGCCGCATGTGTCTGGTGGAGATCGAACGAGCACCAAAG CCGGTTGCTGCATGTGCTATGCCTGTCATGAAAGGCTGGAACATACTCACAAACTCTGAAAAGACGCGAAAGGCCAG AGAGGGAGTCATGGAGTTCCTTCTTGCCAATCACCCCCTTGACTGTCCTATTTGTGACCAAGGAGGAGAGTGTGACTTGCAG GATCAGTCAATGATGTTTGGTTCGGACCGAAGTCGATTCACAGAGGGGAAGAGAGCAGTGGAGGACAAAAACATTGGCCCTCTCATCAAAACAATCATGACGCGCTGCATTCAGTGTACACGCTGTGTCCG CTTTGCTAGTGAGATTGCTGGTGTGGAGGATCTGGGCACCACAGGACGTGGCAACAGCATGCAGATTGGCACTTACGTAGAGAAAATGTTCATGTCGGAGCTGTCTGGAAATGTGATCGATGTGTGCCCGGTTGGAGCGCTGACATCAAAACCTTATGCATTCACAGCCCGACCCTGGGAGACAAG AAAGACAGAATCTATTGATGTGCTTGATGCGGTGTGTTCTAATATCGTGGTGAGCACAAGAGGAGGAGAGGTAATGAGGGTCCTGCCTCGTCTTAATGAAGACGTCAACGAGGAGTGGATCTCGGACAAAACCAG GTTTGCCTATGATGGACTGAAGAGGCAGCGCCTGACCCAACCCATGGTCAAGGATGCCAGCGGTCAGCTGGTGCCCACTTTCTGGGAGGATGTTCTCACACGTGTAGCTGGCGTG CTCCAGGGAGTCCAGGGCTCTGAGATTGCAGCTGTTGCTGGTGGGTTGGTAGATGCAGAGTCTCTGGTAGCCTTGAAAGACCTGCTGAACAGACTGGACAGTGAAATCCTTTGCACTGAGGAGATCTTCCCTATGGCTGGTGCTGG AACCGACCTGCGTTCTAATTACCTGCTGAACACCCGTATAGCTGGCATTGAAGAGTGTGATCTGCTGCTTCTGATTGGAACAAACCCACGCTTTGAGGCTCCCCTGTTCAACGCACGCATCCGAAAGAG TTGGCTCCATAATGAGTTGCAAGTCTCTCTGGTGGGTCATCATGTAGATCTTAGCTACTCTTACAATCACCTGGGTGATTCCACTCAGGTGCTGCAGGAGATCGCTGACGGAATTCACCCTTACTGCCAG GTGCTGGCCCAGGCCAAGCGGCCAGTAGTGGTGGTTGGAAGCTCCTGTCTCCAGAGGGCAGATGGTGCTGCCATCTTGAGTGCTGTATCCACAATTGCTCAGAATGCTCGTGTCAGCAGTGGGGTTGATGAGGGATGGAAGGTCCTTAATGTGCTGCACAG agtggccAGTCAGGTAGCAGCACTGGATCTGGGCTATAAACCTGGTGTGGAGGCAATCAGAAAGAACCCACCCAAGGTGCTGTTCCTGCTGGGAGCTGATGCTGGCTGCATTACTAAAGCAGACCTGCCCAAAGACACCTTCATTATCTATCAGG GTCACCATGGTGATGTGGGAGCCTCCATGGCGGATGTCATCCTGCCTGGTGCAGCATACACAGAGAAGAACGGCACATACGTAAATACAGAGGGGCGTGCCCAGCAAACCAGGGTGGCAGTCACCCCACCTGGTATGGCCCGCGATGACTGGAAGATCCTTCGAGCCATTTCTGAG CTGGCTGGAGTCACTCTGCCCTACGAGACATTAGACGAGGTGAGGAACAGACTGGCAGAGGTGGCCCCCAACCTGGTGCGTTATGATGATGTGGAGGAAGCAAACTACTTCAAACAGGCTAATGAGCTTTCAAAG GCTGTGAATCAGTCTCTGCTTGCAGAGCCTCTTGTTCCTCCTCAGCTTTCAGTGAAAGATTTCTACATGACAG ACTCCATCAGCAGGGCCTCCCAGACCATGGCTAAGTGTGTAAAGGCTGTGACAGAGGGAGCAGCAGCAGTAGAGGAGCCTGCTATCTGCTAA